The stretch of DNA GCTCCTGTCAGAATGAGCTgctttagggcgtcttgtcactttaaatccaaataagccgCCCCACCCAACGCAACGTTTACACTCAACACatgaaaatacatatttgaaaagcagaagtagagcctcacgcacaaccaaacaaaaatgtagaaagtggtttctggatggtaagtcaacaacaaaacacttgtattttccagcagccattgtacagagcataTAGTGGTAAACCAGCTGAGTcaatgtgctggagctcagcttgggttgctaggtaacgggctgggcttggttGAGGTTGCTAGGAAACGGTTCACTGTCAATGGAATGTGATGTAACAATTTTGAAACGGCTCaatttccagacaccaaaaaacaataacttattgccaaaacaCATGTGGGTGTTTTTTAAGCTCTTGGGCTTTTTTCTGAACaagtagagacccaaatggaagaacaaaaatgtgaattttgaataaTAGGTCTTCTTTAAGCTTTGTAGGGTTTTTCTGTGTGgagttaacattttatttttgggtactccagcttccttgTCACTGTGTGTACCTTAAACCtgcaaatattaagaaagaacaCAAGACAGATTCAAAAGTGAACTAGTCTCAACTTGTTGGAGTATtctaataaaaatgaacaagaatTACTTTAATCCATCCCTCCGTCCAGTTTTATTCTTACCATCAGATCTTTTTCGCTAAACTTGCTCAAAGATATCAgtattataaaagaaaatgtcacttATTTTGTGGGAACTAGTTGGATCTCTCCCAGTTAtaccaactaaatattttcttctggTCAACCAGAATCAACCACTACCAGCAGAGACTCCAGGCTCTTCACTTCAAGAAGAAGTTCAATGATCGACTGGCCGAAGTCAAGCCTAAAATTGAAGGTAGGAGTTCAGAGGTCAGTGCACCTTCCTTCCTCGctgtcctcttcctcatcctcttTCCTCTTCCAGCTCTCAAGGTTGCCTCCACGGAGGTGATCCACAGCCAGGCGCTCCGTCAGCTCCTGCAGGTGGTTCTGGCCCTCGGGAACTACATGAACAAAGGACAACGGGGAAACGCCTATGGGTTCAAAGTTTCTAGCCTCAACAAGATGGTTGACACCAAGTCCAGCATTGACAGGTTTGACTCCAAACTCCTTCAGATCCCTGCAGATCTGCAGCTTGATGGTGTGAAGGTCTGACTGACTGATGCTGTGTTTGCAGAAACATCACTCTGCTGCACTACATGATCACTGTGCTGGAGGAAAAGTTTCCAAGAGCCGCATCTTTCCGCAAAGAGCTGCAGAACGTTCAAGAAGCTTCTAAAGTCAAGTAAATAGAAAACACACCCAAATACACATGTTGGAGCACTTTTATGTTCCTGCTTTAACTGTGATCACTAATATCACCGCCTTCCTGAATGTCTGTGCAGCATGACGGAGTTGGAGAAGGAAATAAACACTCTGAAGTCTGGTCTGAAGAGCATTGATGCAGTAAGCTCAACAGAAGCATGAAATACCTGCTGAACTTTGCAGGATTTATATTtacatgcatgtttgtgtgcaGGAGCTGCAGTACCAGCAGGAACAATCTTCCCAGCGTCCAGTGGATAAGTTTGTGTCTGTGGTCAGTCAGTTCATCACCGTGGCTTCCCTCAACTTCTCAGATGTAGAAGATTCTTTGCAAGAAGCTAAAGATCTGGTGAGTTGTTGTCAAATATTGTCCTGCAGGTTCCTCATATTGTTGCATTAGTACAGTTTCCTTAACCTTTTACAGTTTGTGATCCAGactgaatatttctttcaaaaattatttttgatagtTGATTAAAATTAGACAAACGAGTTAGTTCAGTTCTTAagtttaatcttatttttgtttgaatttattacATCATGATTGGATTATTTACACTGGCTTCCTGTTTTGTATCAGatagattttaagattcttttaacaGCTTATGAAGTTTTAAGTGGGTTGGTGACTtcttatcaatcaatcaaattttatttgtatagcacatttcagcagcaaggcatttcaaagtgctttacatcatatctcacacaaaagcacaaagtcatgcaacagaatcaacaatcaaaacattacactAAGTCGTTAAATTCATGATTGATTACGCTTCAAGTGCGACTCTAAACAGGTGGCTTTTTAGtcaagatttaaaggaagtcagtgtttcagctgttttacaattttctggaagttcgttccagatttgtggtgcatagaagctgaatgctgcttctcctcgtttggttctggttctggggatgcagagcagaccagaaccagaagacaaGAGAGGCCTGGAAGGTTGAAACAATTAGTTTCCAGAACTCTGAGATAAAATAATCTGTTGGTATTAAATGTCCCTCAGACTCGACTTAAGAGCAAAGGAGATTATGCTTCCTCCGTTGTTGCTCTTAATAAGTTTCAAATTAGATCTCCCCACAGTCTTAAAACttattgtgatgttttattttattctgatttcatatttttcatgaGTCCCTGTGCAGCAATTTAGTGCAGTTTCAagctgtttctaaataaatgtaatattgaCATTGAAAACAGCAGAGCTCTGAACTTCAGGACGTCAGCATGCTGTCAACAAACTCTTGAATTCGTGTTTTTCTGCTGAAGTTTGTAAAAGCACTGACACACTTTGGAGAGGACTCGTCCAAGCAGCAGCCGGACGACTTCTTTGGGGTCTTCAACACTTTCCTCTCGGCGTACTCTGAAGCCCGGCAGGATAACGAGGACATCGCCCGacggcaggaggaggaggagaaacggGCCCTGGCGGAGGCTCAGGTCAGTGGAGATCCTGCCTGAGGTTCTTCAGAAGCTTCATCACCTCACCGGAATCCGGCTCTTTGTGTTTGtccctgcagaagaagaaggacCGGGAGCAGAGGATGAGGAAGGCCACGTCAGTCGAgaaagaggaaggaggagagTTTGATGACCTGGTGTCCGCGCTGCGATCCGGAGAGGTCTTCGAGAAAAAAGTGACcaaagacaaaaagcaaaggCAAAGGCCAGCGTCGAGCTTCAGCCAGTACCAGGACAGCTAGTAACCGGGTTAACTGGAACTGAGGCGGAACCAGTGTCATGACTGTAATAACCAGTAACTGGCTCGCTGGGACTggagctgaaacagaaacagttcaCAACCAGGACAGCTTCACTGGAACTGGACGGAACCAGTTGGAACTGTGGAACTGGAACTGTGACTGGAACATAATGTTCATCAGAACCAGCTCACTGGTGTGACGATGGTTTCACCCTGAAGAAATGATTTTGCTTGataagcaaaacatttaaatggaaaatataaaaactcaagttagtttgtttctaaaaaaacattCTGGGCCATTTTAATGGAACtaaatttcttcacatttcacCTTCAAACGAACCCAGAAAGAGCTGAAACATTCCCATCACATCTGATATGTTTCTGAGaccagttaaagctgcagtacgtaacttttatataaaaatatatatatattttttacatatttgttaaaactcatGTGTAATGTAAacgataatctgtgaaaagatcaatcttgTCCTGATCCCCCTGAGCTGCgactgctgtctgaagaaatgcaccgctgcccaccaaaacaaccaatcagagccaggaggaggagcttagcgctgtcaatcatcctcatggaGAAACGACTTACTATTACTGAAAACAGTCAATAGttgctatgctaactagcctcagcattcacaacaggctttGCTAGGTGCATATGGTGATTGACAGCGGTAAGCCCagcctcctgactctgattggttgtttctagtttgcacaggagaaaaagaggagcttgattttttttccccacagattatctgtctcaaatCAAACTGACACCATAGTGACAgtgtcaataaaaaataaaaaattatatatatatatatatattagtatatatatatgtatatatatatgcaatatatatatatatatatatatatatataagttacatactgcattTTAAGTCTTTCATCACATCAAAGAATAAGTTgaaatatttagaaagaaactataaaataaCTCTCACCAATCCACCTGACAGTGAAAACACAGGGtctgtttattattataattatttattgtttgttaaaACACTTTGTCATTATATTCGTGATTCTAAAAGGGACGTGCAATAACAGAACCATCAGTTGATTATCAATGCGTATTTATGTCtgattaattattaaacaagtttaattatgttttataatcAGTTAATATAATGAACAAAATATTCCAAGATGATGGTTTTACATACATTaatttaagaattttaaaattgtatatttaaataataatgtgCCTGTTCTTGGCctgatttatgtttatttctgttaaactGTATCTTGTTTCTCTATGACTCACTTTCATAATAAACTGAgtgttgaataaaaatgttcctgAGCTGGAAGAGAGTAAACACGGCTGACTTTTGATGGGTTATAAATCACATCCTTGTTTTTTGATACACACTGGCACACTTTAATACATCTGAATACAACTGAAAGGTTAATTATTTCCAAAACTTTATtccaaagtaataaaaaagtcacacatcagcaggttttctgtgtattttatgcataaaaataaaaactaacagcACAAAGGAAGTGCTTGTTGtttagtgttatttttttattatcaagtTACAAgctataaaatgtattaatcttTTACCATAAATAGAGAACAATGTATTCAGGACaagttcaatattttctttttgtaaaactaaaacatagcTTGTATAAACATAAAgcaaatgtatatattttaagatATGAAACTTAATAAGAAaatcgtcaccttcctaaaataatgccccaagtcattttttgagaaaagtgattatctttatttttaattttatttcatttttgcctTAGTCGTCTTTTGGCAAGAAAGaggtgtttattattattttattttcgtCAAAATcccttttggcaaaaaaaaaaagaccattattttaggaatggAGATATTGTACAAGTAAACGGAAATTTAATGTGTGTTGTCGCCCCCTAGCGGATGTTTTTGACTTTAAGTGACGCTGCGTTTAGGAACCTAAATTAAATCACGGAAATTCCATAAATCTTCTCAGATCACAGAGACGTAACGCGAAGATAAGCGTGTGGAATGGATGTGATGTATGAACGTGATGACCTGGAGCACTGTTCTCTTCCGCCTCCATGAGGCGTTCAGGAACACCCGGACTTTAAACATCCAGGCTGCTAAAGTACTCCACTTCCTCAAACTGCAGATAGTTTGTTTTGGTGCTTTGGATCTGCAACGGAGCAGTGGTTTGGTTCCGATTCGGCCCAGAGGAGGGGGGACCATGGTGTTTGAGGACATCCAGTACGATGATATCCTGTTCGAAGCGgtaagttctggttctgcagtcGAGAAGAGGTTCGAGGCGAGGTTCAGGGCCGTGCTTGTGAAGTTCCTGCATAACGGCGAACGGTTCGGATCAGCGGTTCCATCATCAGGTTCCGTGTGTGTGGCTACAGGCTGTGGGCAGAGGGACCTTCGGTGTGGTCTTCAAGGCTGTTTGGAGAGGAAAAGATGTGGCCATCAAGACCATCGAGAGCGACGCAGAGAGGAACGCCTTCCTGGTGGAGGTACGGATCCATGATTTATGGGTCAGAACCGACACTGACCGGGGTGAGATCCAGGTTAAGTCCAGTTTAACCAACGCTGATGTCTGATGGGGAGCCAGTTCGGATCCTTTTACTAACCaaaatccctttttttgtttatttttactaaataaaatctacacaGGGCTGCAAAACTTACTTGAACCTCAGtgaaaatatcaattatttaaaatatagtttATGATATACGGAGTTTAATGTAGGAAATGTACTTTTTGGGGGTAAAATAGAACCTATTGAGCCATAAATGACTGTCTATGATTTTTAGGGCAagatatgtttatttatttaccaacaTTCATCcaaaaagcaggaagaaaataacaagaacccaatgttaaaatgttgatattaaaggcttaaaagaaacaaatgtttattagTCAAAAATCAAAGGTGACtgtaaacaatgaaaatatttttgtttatctaaAGGAACTATTTGAGctgaaaatcataaaaacaatatacttttttattatcctatctaataaaatcttaaaataaaaacattcttgcATTGTGAAGGACATGCACCACAATTTCATTATATCTTAtaatgattaattttattttacaaaactagAAATGGTTCAAGCATGAATCAGAAATCCTAATATCCTGAACCAATTTCTAATATCAACTAATTTGATTCATAGATTTAATTATTACTAAATGTCTCATTTGGGTTCTGAACAGAAACTTAGAAAACCCAGATTAatctttgtgtctttgttgCTGCTGATGcgaattgttttttatttttatttggaccTGTTTGTCTTTGCATGTGTGCAGCTCCGGCAGCTTTCCCGGGTCAGTCATCCCAACATTGTGAAGCTGTACGGCTCCTGTGACGACCCGGTGAGAACCCAACAGATTACTGAAACATTTGGCACCAGGTTCtgtttgtaaatataaaatgagCTGAGAGTTCTGGAgtaaattaaatgcttaaatcaTTTAGATTTGAGTCATTATCTGCCATATTTCTTTAGATAACAATAAATTTGTATCATTTAGTCAATAATTACAGTTAGATTCAAATAGAGGTCAGATTTGAGCGTTTAATGATTATTTCTGTCCACATTTCATCAAAATGTTGAACAAATAGAGAATTAAATTGCTACACGGTGCTTCATGTTTCcttcttttatcttttcttttgtgtCGTCAGGTTTGTCTGGTGATGGAGTACGCAGAATGTGGCTCTTTATACAACCGTGAGTCTCATCTTATCGTCTCATTCACagagtaactagttacatttactcagttacaattacttcagtaactttttgtgaaaagtaatttgtattgttgttacgctgtactttttacttttacttgagtaattttttaagaagtatttctactcttacttgagtaaaatttctggattttctacccacttaatgaaaaacaaacatgttttcaccagacacagaaacacacctgcagtttttgttaaagtttcatacattttttattgaaagaaactgatttggaaaaaaatattttgtctgattttgttatttttttgttacttacatgaattattgtccttaaaataccaacaattCCCCAGtaagtttatattttggttcaGCTGATGTAATTTTCAACTGTTAAATGATTGttaatttgatcaattactCAGTTCTTGAGTAGACATTTTACCAAAGTAATATCTTGGATGTCTACTTTTTACTACAAACATGTTAAAGTAGGGctacttatttattattttctttagagaaacacacaacaaaacagaaaaagatgcatagatttcagatttattctagttttgtctcttttgtcacatttaaatcagATTATCAACTAAATTTACTGTCACTTTTCCACACTTTGCCGAATTGGAAAGCTTTTTTTCACTCAGTAAATGAAatcataacatttaaaatttatgcTACCTTTGTCTGGTATTAtagttggttttatttatcattgaggaaaaagtttagttttgctGTTGTGTTCCAGTCCTGCACAGCGCCGACCCGCTGCCTCACTACACGGCCGCCCACGCCATGAGCTGGTGCCTGCAGTGCGCGGACGGCGTGGCCTACCTGCACAACATGAAGCCCAAAGCTCTGATCCACAGAGACCTCAAACCGCCAAAGTAAAAGCATCGGTGGACCACGATGCATCAGGAGCCTGtggtttttgttggttttcttctgatttctgtctctctgtttcAGTCTGTTGCTCGTTGCTCGGGGAACTGTGCTGAAGATCTGTGACTTTGGAACAGCGTGCGACATCCAGACCTACATGACCAACAACAAGGGCAGCGCCGCCTGGATGGCTCCCGAGGTGTTTGAAGGTCCGAGGCGCTTCGGCTGCATTTCTGCCGCTAGCCGCGGTTCCACTGATCGCACAAagtggaattatgaaaatcaattTGCTTAATGGGAACTCACCAATTTCaaagaaagcaaatttttttgcACTCAGTTGAGATATTGAAATAAGTATATTTTACGGATGAGGATTAGTGCCACtgaaaaaattttgttttctcagaattctgactttagtctcagaatttaaactttttcttgaggattttgacatttttctcaagATTCCAACGTTTTTTCAGAAttccaacattttttaagaattccttttttcttagaattgtgactttttctcagaattccttttttctagaattgtgactttttctcagatttcagattttttttcttcataattcggactttaatctcagaatttaaaatttttcctCAGGATTCTGACGTTTTTTCAGAATTCCATTTCTTCAGAATTCCTTTTTTCTTAGGATTACtacatttttctcagaattgcGACTATTTCTCAACATTCGTTTTTTTCTAAGAATtgcaacttttttctcagaattccttttttcttagaattgcgactttttctcaaaattccttttttctcagaattgcgactttttctcaaaattccttttttcttagaattgcgactttttctcaaaattcctTTTTTCTTGGAATTGcgactttttctcaaaattccttttttctcagaattcctTTTTTCTAGATTTGcgactttttctcaaaattccttttttcttagaattgcgactttttctcaaaattccttttttctcagaattccttttttctcagaattcctTTTTTCTAGATTTGcgactttttctcaaaattcattttttcttagaattgcaacttttttctcagaattctgatttttttcttctaagatCAAGTCAGAATTATGTAAAAAACGTTTCTCCCATAATATTTCTTTCTACTGCaatgcaattaatttttttgcatcacgTAAGTGATCAGCAGCCGGATGCTGctactggcggaaaagacgGCAGGAAGTTGTTGGAGGACGAAGGCGCAGCATGATTTCAATGACTTATCCTGTGAACAAGcatattcacgtgtgattttaattgcatttcttatttaatggaaacattgcatttgcgaaagtttattttttttggtgtttcagGGAGCAACTACAGCGAGAAGTGTGATGTGTTCAGCTGGAGCATCATCCTCTGGGAGGTCATCGCCCGCAGGAAGCCCTTCGAGGAGATCGGTGGATCGGCGTTCTGCATCATGTGGGCGGTGCACAGAGGTGGGTTACTATGGCAACTTCACACAGCACGTCTTCATactcaattcagattttttgtttttcctgaaatCTAATCTTTTTACTAACTAAACCTGACCCCAACAAGACTTCTGTGTTTGTGACCTCAAAGCGACCCGCATGCGCAGAAGAAGAACTttgacgtcacacagcagcacaCAGTAGTAATGGCCGCCGCTGTCTTTGGATCTGTTTCGATGTTTATTCAGCAATGAGAGCTGACAGTTTTAACACAAGATCATAACATATTAAAAGAAGCTAATAAAAGGAAGCACATCAAATaccagaggtgggcagagtacacaaaaatgataaaagtagctctacttcaacatatttttactcaaataaaagtaaaaagtagccattaaagaaattattcaagGAAGAGTAAAAagatatttggtaaaaagttgaCCAAATATCTAATTTTACTCAGTACTACCGTAATTTGATTagtactgagtaactaatcaaattagtgatcatttaatatttaaaaagttatgtaACCAAGTGGAACAAAATATAATGTCAAATGGAaactttggtattttaaggatcaacattgacaataattcatataagtaacaaaaataacaaaatcagatcAAAGAaaaatttctcagtttctttcaataaaaaacgtataaaattttaacaaaaattggAGATGTGTGTCTGGTGAAGATTTGgttcaaatgtgtttgttttccattcagtgggtagaaaatccagaaattttactcaacttagagcagaaatacttcataataaaattactcaagtaaaagtaaaaatactcctaaaagtaaattttcaaaaatgttactcaagtaaatgtaactagtaaCTACCCAACTCTAATATTGGAGGCATTTTTAGAGATTTCACATCAACTTCTGTAGAGAAGTTTGTTTAGATGTGCATTCGGTGGGATTATGATGTGATGTAGTGACACAAGTTTCATTCATAAATTCATGATCATAATTTTCAGCCAGTGTTTACATCCTAATTTACCACATCTGATcttttctggtgcagaattatgacgcgTTTCACATCAATGACATAAAAGCTGAAGACTGCAGATGCTTAGAGAAAATTCAGATACATGTCTGAATTAGTTCCCCTTATGGAAGTGGCACagattggattttatttggtgGTGAAAAATCAAATATAGGTCATATATGAGTTCAAAAAATCTTGTTAGAGTCCATGACTGTAGCCTATGTTGCTACGTATGAAGCTAACCGCCAGGTCGTTGTGATGCAGGAACTCGTCCTCCTCTGATCAAGGATCTCCCTGAACCCATCGAGACACTAATGACCCGCTGCTGGGACAAAGAGCCTAGTCAAAGGCCGTCTATGAACGAGATCCGGGACACCATGAGCAGCTTGATGAAGGTAACTCTCTCCTGCAActgcaacaaactttaaatcaaaGATGTGCAAACATTTGGTCACATTTAAGGTcagaaaatatcatttttaaaaactaaaatcaccaaaaatgttgctttttaaaaactttatcaacaataaaattagcataaactattttaatcaaagaaataatcagatttttttgtaggaACAGCAATGTggttgcaaaaatgttttttgcatgCTTTCCTTGGCTCgattgaagaaaactgaaaaaaagcaattaaacgCGGCTTTGGGTGCACAAAAATGCACTTTAGAGTGCAAGTCAATGAGTAGACGTGGTCctagttaccatgacaacagaagaaaaccagaaaGCTTAGAAAAGATGATAACATCTTTAATCTACTAACATTTCTGTAACTAGGTTTTGAATTAAAAGTCGTAGTTTGTCAGAAGTTATTGTTGAGTTGTGGTTGTGCGGCCGCAAAAAATCAGTCCAACGGCCGCAAATGGCCCACGGGCCCCAGTTTGAACACCCTCGCCTtaaactacataaataaaacttattcagTTACCACCGTTAGGTTCTCTAATCACAtgcagaggtgggtagagtacccaCGTAGCAAAagttgaagaaaacaaaaagtctttgataaaaaagttacacaagTACAGAGTAACCGATCAAAACATAAATCAATTCGTATTTAAAAATTGTCATCAGActgattaaaatataaagttatgtggcaattttgatattttaaagaccaaaaggaaaacaattcagataaataacataattacaaaataacaaaatcaggttCTGTGAATATAAAATTTAGGAAACTTTAACCAAAACTGCAGATGAGTTTTGCAGTTTAGTTACTCGCAGTGGGTCGAgtatccagacattttactccaGTAAGAGTAGCGgtacttcataataaagttactcaagtaaaagtaaaaatactctaaaaaaaaaaagaatgcccTTAAGGTTACTCAGGAAAATGTAACTCGTTCCATGTTTGTGTGCTCCAGTACTTCCCAGGTTCTGATGAACCCCTCGATCTTCCTCACCAGTCTTCATCATCCAACAGAAGTGGCTCCTCATCCGCAACAAGCACAGGTAACGATTCCACCGAACGGGTCGGTGCGGTACGGTCCGTTTCCACTGTATAATGTTCTGCTGTAAGTCCAAAACACAGCAGTACGGTACCGTTTAACCCCCGCCTGCCCAGTCAGAATCCAGTTGGTAGTGGAAACGCTCTCCTGAATAAACTGGGCTATAAATCGTTCACCTTTCTGAGTTTTTGAAGGAACTGAATCATATAAAAAGGTTTGTAGCTTGTGGTgttcatttaaatcaatattttaaaataattttactatATTGTTCCCTCATAACAAAACATACCTTTAGTACATACCTTGATTATTATAACTCCTTCAATCCCTCTGGTTGCTGAAAAGCTTCATCTCACAAAGCTGTTTCCATTCGGCTCCTgtagac from Xiphophorus hellerii strain 12219 chromosome 19, Xiphophorus_hellerii-4.1, whole genome shotgun sequence encodes:
- the LOC116709106 gene encoding mitogen-activated protein kinase kinase kinase 7-like isoform X2, with product MNVMTWSTVLFRLHEAFRNTRTLNIQAAKVLHFLKLQIVCFGALDLQRSSGLVPIRPRGGGTMVFEDIQYDDILFEAAVGRGTFGVVFKAVWRGKDVAIKTIESDAERNAFLVELRQLSRVSHPNIVKLYGSCDDPVCLVMEYAECGSLYNLLHSADPLPHYTAAHAMSWCLQCADGVAYLHNMKPKALIHRDLKPPNLLLVARGTVLKICDFGTACDIQTYMTNNKGSAAWMAPEVFEGSNYSEKCDVFSWSIILWEVIARRKPFEEIGGSAFCIMWAVHRGTRPPLIKDLPEPIETLMTRCWDKEPSQRPSMNEIRDTMSSLMKYFPGSDEPLDLPHQSSSSNRSGSSSATSTGSCADGTIHSKHRSASGGEETLQSSENRIPLQTASRWAAVSRTSSLESQSPAHFSSSVNTCSQSELRMTISPTGTEGSESPVPSVYLKLDHQLQPLAPCPNSRESMTVFEQHIRMAQEYLRVQSEIAHLLNRKEELIAELEQEQKEQQTSSRLIQEHNKLLEDNSSLSAVCQDLRSRLSLIQSQNQPYS
- the LOC116709106 gene encoding mitogen-activated protein kinase kinase kinase 7-like isoform X1 — translated: MNVMTWSTVLFRLHEAFRNTRTLNIQAAKVLHFLKLQIVCFGALDLQRSSGLVPIRPRGGGTMVFEDIQYDDILFEAAVGRGTFGVVFKAVWRGKDVAIKTIESDAERNAFLVELRQLSRVSHPNIVKLYGSCDDPVCLVMEYAECGSLYNLLHSADPLPHYTAAHAMSWCLQCADGVAYLHNMKPKALIHRDLKPPNLLLVARGTVLKICDFGTACDIQTYMTNNKGSAAWMAPEVFEGSNYSEKCDVFSWSIILWEVIARRKPFEEIGGSAFCIMWAVHRGTRPPLIKDLPEPIETLMTRCWDKEPSQRPSMNEIRDTMSSLMKYFPGSDEPLDLPHQSSSSNRSGSSSATSTGSCADGTIHSKHRSASGGEETLQSSENRIPLQVRTPKTASRWAAVSRTSSLESQSPAHFSSSVNTCSQSELRMTISPTGTEGSESPVPSVYLKLDHQLQPLAPCPNSRESMTVFEQHIRMAQEYLRVQSEIAHLLNRKEELIAELEQEQKEQQTSSRLIQEHNKLLEDNSSLSAVCQDLRSRLSLIQSQNQPYS